The nucleotide sequence CACAAAAATTTACATGGTTTGACAAAATTACCTAAGTCTACGGtgagaaaatatttgttttactatcattGGAAAATAGGATTATACTCACTCGTTCGCACACCTCTCTTAGGGTGCATTTGGTAATATTCCAGAAAAACATTTCtgaagtttttttatttatgggaacgaaaaaatagaataaagcatttggtgcatttatggtatgtttcgtttaaaaaaaaaagggtaaaaacgaGAATTGAAGGAACGACAAAAGGCCGTTTCATCGTTCCATtttggttcaaaaaaaaaaaaaaatggcattttgataCAGAAAACTAAAATTTCCGTTTTTAACACAAaacattaccaaatgcagccttagacTACTTGACGGAGAAAGAACCCTTGTTTGAAATGTACATAGAGAACTTTTTACAAGAAATTTACCGAAATACCTATATACAATCATTCAGAATCAACACATTTATGCAAATGACTGAATATCAGACAAAATTGTTGTGTGACTACCTTCAAAGAATCATATAACCAATAACCAGCTGCATGTAAAGATAATATATAGTGTATAATTGTCCAACCTGTGtcactctctcttcctcccttttCTAAATGATCCCATACCCTATCCATCTCAATCTCTTTGTTAAATGAATCGCCAATTATAACAAaactttctacccaaaaaaaataacctCTAACAAAACTAATGGCTTGCCCAACCTCTGCCAATAGTTTACACTAAAATCTCAATGGTTTGGTGGCAAATAGCAACACCCACCAAATACTTGCCTCTTTGAGAGGTCTCTCTCACCAATAAGATAAATTGAAGAGGGAGGGTCTACCACTCCACCACATGGCCCTTCATTTGTTCCCGTTCAGATACATGTCCACGCATCTGAATCATGGTGATAAAAAACGGGCATATTGGACTAAATCGGGTGGTTTTATCCTTTATTCTGGGTATGCTGCCTGTGCATTGAGCACTAGCGGGTGTTCTGTCTTTTTCTCGTTCAAGAATTTCTTTGATTATCTACACTCTTGGCGTCTGCTCTTCAATTAAAGATTACAATCAAGGTGCTATACACTGAATCCACGAGCAGCAACATACCCATTTGGCACTCCCTTTCCCATTTCTTAGTTCCAGGATCGGGTAACCCGATACAGATCCACCCCGGTTTCGTTTTATGAAACCATGGTCAAAACTCCActcattaaaataataatattgtaagtcttcatctacatgcCACGGTCCACAGATGCAGAGGCCTGTTTGTCTATACTACAATTAGAATGGAAAGATAAACATTAAAAATGGATTATTCCCAACTCCCAAAAGCATACGCATACCATTTCTTTCAGCCGTTGGATCTTCGGCGCAGTATCGtactagattttttttgtcGTACAACTCCTTACCCTGTGCCACAAATACGGTTTCTTGTTGAATGAGTCGTTGACTCAAGAGACTCGAAGACTGAGTTAACGAGTCCAATAAATTAAGGACGACCTCACGTAAGAACTTTACTTACAACCCTCAGATGAGAATAATATCTTTTTTCGAATCACACGCTACCGACGAAACAACTTACTCGCCGGAACTAACAAGTTACGCCGGCGACTATAGCCCCACACGCCGGTCACCAGGTAGCTCCCTCACTACCTTTCTACAAGCCTTTCTCTACTTCAACCAAATCACATATCTCTATATCGAATCTTTCCCACCTCATACCTACACGTGTCCTGCCAATCCCGTTGCCACCGGtctcctctcctcctctgacCAACCCTTACTTAAAAgacaaatttaaatttaaaaataataaaacgcCTCCTCAGTCCTCACCCTCACCGGTCGGCAAAGGGTAAACCCTTAAGCCTTCACCgcaataatctctctctctctctctctctggctttcTCTGAGAAATCCGATTCTTCACCGGCGATGGAATACGAAGAGGAAAATGAATACAACCCAAGATCGCAGTCGTCGTCCGACAACCAAAACCATCAGCAATCGTCGCCTCCGCCGCCGTCGCCATCGCTGTCTCCGTCTTCTCAGCCAGTAACAGTGGCGGCGGTGGGGCTACCGTCTCATCACTCTCTAACACTAGCCCTCCCCATACAACAGCCCCGGGTACCCAACACCGGAGGCGGCCGCGAGGACTGTTGGAGCGAAGGCGCTACATCGACGCTAATCGACGCCTGGGGTGAACGCTACCTTGAGCTCAGCCGAGGGAACTTGAAGCAGAAACACTGGAAAGAGGTTGCCGACGTCGTCACTAGCCGCGAGGACTACACGAAGGCACCCAAGACTGACATCCAGTGCAAGAATCGAATCGATACTTTGAAGAAGAAGTACAAGATCGAGAAATCCAAGATTGTTTCTGGGTTAGCGACCAAATGGGTTTTCTTCGATCGCATTGAAGAGCTTATTGGCCCAGTGTCCAGGAAGAACGAAGACAACGATGAAGACCACAAGAGCAATAAACATGGCTATCCATCTGGGTCTCTGCCGAAGATCCCCGCCGTCAGGAGCATCAGGTCGTCAAGGCAGCAATTTCGGGTCAAGCAGCGTGACTCAAGTAACTCCGCCGATGGCGATTCGTCAGATAGTTTTCCGCCGCGGACGACTAATGTGAATGGCAAGAGATGGCGTTTCGAAAGGAAGCCACCACCTGTTCAGACCAGGAGAGTTGAAGGGGAGTTGGATCCGCCGATGAAGGAGCTGAGTCGGGCAATTGTTAAGTTTGGGGAGATGTACGAGAAGGTGGAGAGATCGAAACTGGAGCAGGTGGTGGAGATGGAGAGGCAGAGGATGGAGTTTACTAGGGATTTGGAGCTTCAGAGGAtgcggttcttcatgaaaaccCAGATGGAGCTCTCTCAGCTCAATCATGGTAGAAGAGTCGCCGTCGGTAATGGCCGCCATAACAGTAACAACGGTGGCTGAATTGTGATTCAAGCAtctaattctctctcttagACTCTAACCCATTTCAGATCATTCCAAAAACTTCCCATCAATTGTGTTCAACAAGCAATGATGAGGAGTTTGTAGCATTACTATTCTGAATGGAAATTCActgtatttttaatttattttctatttctatgGGAATTGGAAGATTGGGGGAAGAGTGGATGGGCTGAGTTGTATTGATTTGGAGTTTTGGTCATAAAAATGTCAGCCATGTAACAAAGGCAAGGCAAAATGAAAACTAAattattcaattcaattctctcttttaagagttttattttgtaattactgaattcattttctctctccttagattttcttctttcttttcatttattttttttcttcctgtttTAGGAATGGGAGAAAAGATCTCTGGACCATTATCAGTAAGGTTTAAAAACCCAAATTTGGTCATAGTTAGAATTTGTAGATTGGAATCAACCTATCTCAGTTGGACTCAGTATataaaggctatgtttggtatgcatttttatataaaaatttctattttcagtttccaTAATGTATTCTTAATTGTGAATAAGAACTCTTTTTGAGTATATGTTTGGTAAATGTGTATTCTGATTTTAGAATGTATTTCAACATTTCATTGAACAACTCATGGGCACAAGCAGAATAGCTGTGACAGATGACTTACCATTTGCATGCTTTGATCTGCTTCCATAGAAAAAGTCCCAAGAAGGGTCAGTAAAGCTTGCATAAAAATCAACGGTGGGGAGACAACGAGCGGCATTGAGCATCCAATGACTGGGGTGCATGTCGGGACCTTCCCACCATTGCATCTCACTGCCACTCACCGTCAACCGCAGAGGATATGACCCGTAAAGCTTTGATAAGTAACCCACAATAAACAGTCAAACATATTAAATAAAGAGAATTTTACTGGCTACAGATCTCAAATTGAACAACCACCATGGAAGCCCTATTctcataaacaaagaagaggTTAGGTGTCTCCATCATATGTTAATGCTCCCATACATTTTATAATGATGCAACCTCCCAAGTCCATCCTCTCCCTATGAAGTCATTCTCAACTTATAACACCTCTCATCAGCAACAACAGCTCAGCTAGATTCCCCACTCTGTAAGGCTTCCCTTTGGCCCCTCCCAAGCCTTTCCTTCTGATCACTTTCCTGGACCCTATTCTCATCTCACCTTATTCTGTGTGCTGTGTTTAGTCTCATGGATAGAGTAGCAATGGAGAATTTCACCCTCACTGGTTCGTTGAAGAAAGCCTCTGAACAATTCCCATTCCAGCGATCTCTCTCTGCGTTAGGCAAGTTCAATCTAACGCATTCTCGATTGCAAGAACTGATCAATTGTCTCCTTCAGCGTTAAACCTGGTGAGAACGTTGCTCTTACTTCGCTAGCATACTCGAGGTTCAATTTGTTTCTCCATGAAATGGAGGTTGAGGGAGCTCTTCCTAGAAAACGCGAATGAGGAATGGATTAAAATCCCATTCTATAATGGGCATCATTCTTGGAGGTGTTCCAGAGTTTTGAAGACAAGAATTTATAATGGCTTTCTTGACATTATATTCTCAATCCAGATTgcataacaaacacaaccaaagaaTTCAAATTAATCAAACTCGGCATTGGTCGACACCAAATCGAATTGGCCAATTTCACTCATCAAATGAACCAAATTGTAAGAaagtaaaatcaaatcaataatagtatgaaaactttcttcacatgaTTGTGTAACTAACTCTTAAAGCATTCAGTGTTTGATTATGaaattttgttttacttttaACTTGGTCCTTTTTTCTCTAAGAAATAGAATCATCAAATATGATACAAATTTTAAGTcaagggagaaagaactttgTCAATCTAGTATTTCCTATACCCAGGTATAGTCATACAAAAAAAGACCACATTGCCTCCTACATAGTGCACTAAAGATGCCATCACActccctcccattggccctgcACATTAATGTTTCCGATACAATATTGAtagggttctttctcccttgaGTGACATATGGGACTGAGTCTTCCTTCAACCACGGTAAATAGACTTGAGCACAGTATGGGAGGTTATTTTGGAGAATATACTAATATCCTACAATGCTCTATAAGAGTTTATAAACCCAGATATGGAATGATGAACATTTCAGGTCAGTGGAGAAaaactttttccaaaatttccccaaaatataaaagcataaaaattttggaaaaaaagaacACTCTTTAATCATATGGCCCCGACACCTAAACACAGAGGGGGTGAAataccacccccacccccatgtGTAACCCCTCATTACCCTTATAATGACACAGGTCTACACCACAAAGGAGCCATTTTTTACccaaacttttttctttttaaatcaattttttccATACTTCCATTTTTTACTCGTAAATAGATTAAAATTCCACATGAATTAATTAAAGAGACTATCATTTATTAGGTAGTTATCCAGTGTTGGGTGGAGAGGTTACCATCCACACAACTTGAATGTGACGGTAGAAAAAATGTTCCAACAGTAATAGAAAAAATTGACGTGCAGAAAAGTCATCGCGTACTGTacagatatttttttttctgtaaataCTATTACTCTCACCCTCTAGGTCAAAAGACTTTCTACGTCCCTGCTCAGCTGTAATGAAGGCTTGTCCCATCTCATTGGCCACGAAATCTTGGAGAGAATGAAAGCTTCTTATCCCATTCGATGGCCTTTCAAATTGAAGCCAAAAGCAAGTGCCATGAAATCAGGAACTTTCACATGGAAGTTGTTGCATTAACCTTTTAAAACGAATTGATGCTAAATATAAAGGCACTACTGTAGCTTTGTACGCCATGCCACCATAGTAGCAACACTCCTCTCTCCCACCCCACCAGCCCTGCCCACAGCATTCTGTAATCTGGATGATATTGGGACCATTCTTAAAGCCGTGGTTAGGATATTTCTTGGACCACACCACCATGATCGCGTTGCCCAGCTAGAGANNNNNNNNNNNNNNNNNNNNCCCCCCCCCCCCAAGAGTCTCCACGGCTCACTAGCCCTTCTCCAATTTTTTCCCTGGTTTTCACTCACtgtattgaaaaataaaattttggagtTCCATCTCTTTCAAAAATCAAGTGAATGGTGATGTTGGGTGTCCAATGCTTGGTGAGATCAGACACTTACACAAAGGTCATCCCTCGTCCACCCTCACTCCCTGCTCGCCGGCAT is from Macadamia integrifolia cultivar HAES 741 unplaced genomic scaffold, SCU_Mint_v3 scaffold2045, whole genome shotgun sequence and encodes:
- the LOC122065501 gene encoding trihelix transcription factor ASIL2-like, encoding MEYEEENEYNPRSQSSSDNQNHQQSSPPPPSPSLSPSSQPVTVAAVGLPSHHSLTLALPIQQPRVPNTGGGREDCWSEGATSTLIDAWGERYLELSRGNLKQKHWKEVADVVTSREDYTKAPKTDIQCKNRIDTLKKKYKIEKSKIVSGLATKWVFFDRIEELIGPVSRKNEDNDEDHKSNKHGYPSGSLPKIPAVRSIRSSRQQFRVKQRDSSNSADGDSSDSFPPRTTNVNGKRWRFERKPPPVQTRRVEGELDPPMKELSRAIVKFGEMYEKVERSKLEQVVEMERQRMEFTRDLELQRMRFFMKTQMELSQLNHGRRVAVGNGRHNSNNGG